Sequence from the Paenibacillus tundrae genome:
ATTACAATAGAAGAAGAAAAGCCTGTGCTGATTGAATATCAGTCTGAATGCCGAGCTGAAGCACTTACGGAAGCAGCGCGGTTACGCAGTTTAGGAAAGAATGTTGTGACAGCCCTTCTCTCCGAAGAGAAGAGCAATACTGAAACGGTGAAAGTAGCTGTAACCTCTGGTGAACAAGAAGTGCGGAGTGACAAGCGGTATGCCGAGGTCATTCGTTATGCATCTGAAGAAAGGGGAGCACGCTGAGATGTCGGATATTTTGAAGGTAGCAATGCCAAAGGGACGAATCTATAAAAAAGCTTCAAAGTTATTCCGTGAAGCAGGTCTCGACATTCCCATTGATGTGGATGACACGCGCAAGCTGGTGATCGAGGTGCCGGAAGCTGGCATGGAGTTTATTATGGCGAAGCCTGTGGATGTCCCAACCTATGTAGAATATGGTGTGGCTGATATCGGGATCGTGGGCAAGGACGTACTGCTTGAGGAAAACCGGGATGTCTATGAGCTGCTCAACTTGGGAATTGCACAATGCCGGATGTCCGTTATTGGGCTTCCTGATTGGAAGCCAGGTATTCAGCAACGGGTAGCAACCAAATACCCGATCATTGCTTCCCAATATTTCAGAGAACAAGGACAGCAGGTGGAAGTCATTAAGCTGAACGGCTCTATTGAGCTTGCGCCACTAATTGGCCTAGCTGACCGAATCGTCGATCTAGTAGAGACGGGGCAGACGCTACGTGAGAATGGACTGGTGGAAATGAATTCGATTCTTGATATCACCAGCCGCCTTATTGCCAACCGGGTTAGTTATCGGATGAAGAATGATCGGATTCAATCGTTATGCGATGCATTGCAGAGGGTTATTCCAGCATCGACGGAGACGCCTGGTGGGATACTGAGAGGCTGACGAAAGCCTCTTAGCTTATTATCATGGACATGTAGCAGGCCTCGTAAATGCGTAGCGGAGCATGGTGTTCTAAGACTACACTTGGAGCGAAATTGCGGCTTGATAGAAATTATGGATATCAAAGAATGACCATATAGTATGGTGGTATTACAGGAGAGAAGGAGGTTATATGCATGAAGATTGTACCTGCACGGGAGTTTAATCTGAAGCGGGAAGTCGAATATGGTACACCTGAGCAAAATGAAACTGTACGGCGCATTGTCAGTGACATCCGCCGAGAAGGCGATACTGCGTTGCTCCGATACACAGAGCAACTGGATCGGACGAAGCTCGCGGCTTCAGAGCTTCGTGTGCCGCAGGCAGAGCTACAAGCAGCGTATGCCGCGGTGGAGCCATCTTTTGTGACGGCGATTCGGCAGGCCGCCGACAACATTCGTGCGTTTCATGAGAAGCAGAAACGCAATTCTTGGATGGATTGGCAGCCAGACGGCAGTCTGCTGGGCCAGGTAATCCGACCGCTGAAGCGGGTCGGTGTATATGTACCTGGCGGCAAAGCAGCGTATCCTTCGTCAGTGCTGATGAATGTGATTCCGGCACAGGTAGCAGGTGTGCCGGAGATTGTTCTGGTGACGCCGCCATCCACGAATGGCGGCGAAGGCATTAACCCGTACATTCTCGTGGCTGCCGCGGAAGCAGGCGTAAGCGAGATGTACCGGGTTGGCGGCGCGCAAGCCATCGCCGCCCTCGCCTATGGCACGGAGAGTATTGCCCCGGTGGATAAGATCTGTGGACCGGGCAATATTTACGTGGCGCTCGCGAAGCGCGAGGTGTATGGGGCGGTCGATATCGATAGTATCGCGGGGCCGAGTGAGATTGTGGTGCTCGCCGATGATACGGCGAACCCGGTGTATGTTGCCGCAGACTTATTGTCGCAGGCAGAGCATGACGAGATGGCATCGGCTATTCTCGTCACAACTTCGGCTACGCTGGCAGAAGCCGTGCAGGCCGAGGTGAAGCGGCAACTGGACGTGCTGCCGCGTAGAGATATTGCGGCTGCTTCGGTGGAGCAGTACGGGGCAATTATTGTGGTCGATTCCTTGGATGAAGGAATTGATGTGGTGAATCGCCTTGCACCGGAGCATTTAGAGATTATGGTGCAAGAGCCGATGGCTTACGCCGGACGGATTGAGAACGCTGGTGCCATCTTCTTAGGGCCATATAGCTCGGAACCGGTAGGGGATTATTTTGCCGGCCCGAATCATATTATTCCGACGAATGGCACAGCCCGATTCAGTTCACCGGTGGATGTGGATGATTTTATTAAGAAATCCAGCTTGATCTATTACAGCAAGGAAGCGTTGCTCCAGAACGGAGCGGCTATTATAGAATTGGCTCGGCATGAAGGGCTTGAAGGTCACGCCCGCGCAATCGCTGTGCGGTTAGAACAGGAAGGAAAGGCGGAATCAGATAATGGATAATCAAGAGAATGGTTTGGAACTAGAGAACAAAGGTGCTGTGCGCGAGGCACAGGTAGACCGAAAAACGAATGAGACCAATATTCAACTCGCATTTTCCGTCGATGGAACGGGTCAATCGGTGATTGAGACGGATGTTCCTTTTCTGAATCACATGCTGGATCTGTTCACGAAGCACGGGCAATTCGATCTAAACGTACAAGCGCGTGGGGACATTGATATTGATGATCACCACACTGTAGAGGACATTGGGATCTGTCTCGGACAGACTTTACGTGAAGCATTGGGTGACAAACGAGGCATTAAGCGTTATGCCAGTGTATTCGTACCTATGGATGAGGCTCTCGCTCAGGTCATCATTGATGTCAGCAACCGTCCTCACTTTGAGTATCGTGCAGAATATCCATCCCAGCAGGTAGGTAGCTTCTCGACAGAGCTTGTGCATGAGTTTCTGTGGAAATTGGCATTGGAAGCTCGGATTACCTTACATGTGATTGTGCACTACGGACAGAACACACATCATATGATTGAAGCTATATTCAAGGCACTTGGTCGGGCATTGGATGAGGCAACGATGATTGATCCACGTGTAACGGGTGTGCCTTCCACGAAGGGAGTGCTGTAGACGATGGCGATTGCAATTGTCGATTACGGTATGGGGAACCTGCACAGCGTCGGCAAAGCGGTCGAACGTCTAGGCTATGAAGTGCTGGTAACGGGAGACCGTGAGGCAATTCTGGGTGCAGATGGTGTGATTCTGCCCGGTGTAGGTGCATTTGGCGATGCGATGGAGCATCTGCGAGAGAGTGGTCTGGATGCTGTAGTTAAAGAAGCTGCTGCTGGGTCGAAGCCTCTACTCGGTATTTGTCTTGGGATGCAGTTATTGTTCAGCTCTAGCGAAGAGCACGGGGAACATGAAGGACTGAACATTTTACCGGGTAAAGTGGTGCGCTTTGCCCCAGGCGAGCTGAAAGTTCCACATATGGGCTGGAACCGTCTGGAGTTCCTACAACCCGAAAGCCCGTTGTTGGCTGGTCTGGATGCAGGACACGTGTATTTCGTCCATTCATATCATGCAGTTACTGAAGTGCAAAGTGATCTACTGGCAGTCACCGATTACGGACATCCTGTGACGGCAATTGTGGGTAGAGGATCAAACTTCGGTATGCAGTTCCATCCGGAAAAAAGCGGCGAGCTAGGTATGAAGCTTCTGGGTAATTTCTTGGCTTTAACGTAAACGTAAACGGGCTGTATATGTTTGAGCATTAATATGTTCAAATTAGAGCTTCACCGGAATGATCTGAATAACTCGCGTAAGACAACGTAATTTGTTATTCGTTATATTGAGGTCAGATTGGATCATCGTGCAAGAGAGTAGTGAGCTCTGAAATGAAATGCTACTCTAAACTAAATATCAGCTATAAGTGCGTGTTCAAAAAGGACGGTTTTCAGTACCGAGAAGATGGGATGAAGCTAGAAATGGAGTAGCGGAGCGTAGGCAGGACTGCGTGAGCAACTACATTGTTTCCGAAGGAAACAAGCTGCGTAAGCATCCATTTATTTCGGGTGAATTCCATATTCGATGCTGAGATGCAGTCAGGCATTCTTCGTAATCAAAAGCAGACTTTTTGAACAACCTCTATAAAGCGATAATCAGGAGGGCTTGTATGTCATCTTTTATCATATATCCAGCAATTGATATCCGGGACGGTAAATGTGTAAGACTGGTGCAAGGCGATTACAATCAGGAGACGGTATACAACGATGACCCTGTACAAGTTGCCCTATCTTGGGAGAAGCAAGGCGGTACATATGTTCATCTCGTAGATCTGGATGGTGCTAAGGCTGGACATCCCGTTAATGATGAGCTAATCGGTCGCATCGCTTCAGCAGTCAACGTGCCTGTTCAGGTTGGTGGCGGTCTTCGTACAGTTGCCGATGTGGA
This genomic interval carries:
- the hisG gene encoding ATP phosphoribosyltransferase — its product is MSDILKVAMPKGRIYKKASKLFREAGLDIPIDVDDTRKLVIEVPEAGMEFIMAKPVDVPTYVEYGVADIGIVGKDVLLEENRDVYELLNLGIAQCRMSVIGLPDWKPGIQQRVATKYPIIASQYFREQGQQVEVIKLNGSIELAPLIGLADRIVDLVETGQTLRENGLVEMNSILDITSRLIANRVSYRMKNDRIQSLCDALQRVIPASTETPGGILRG
- the hisD gene encoding histidinol dehydrogenase; translated protein: MKIVPAREFNLKREVEYGTPEQNETVRRIVSDIRREGDTALLRYTEQLDRTKLAASELRVPQAELQAAYAAVEPSFVTAIRQAADNIRAFHEKQKRNSWMDWQPDGSLLGQVIRPLKRVGVYVPGGKAAYPSSVLMNVIPAQVAGVPEIVLVTPPSTNGGEGINPYILVAAAEAGVSEMYRVGGAQAIAALAYGTESIAPVDKICGPGNIYVALAKREVYGAVDIDSIAGPSEIVVLADDTANPVYVAADLLSQAEHDEMASAILVTTSATLAEAVQAEVKRQLDVLPRRDIAAASVEQYGAIIVVDSLDEGIDVVNRLAPEHLEIMVQEPMAYAGRIENAGAIFLGPYSSEPVGDYFAGPNHIIPTNGTARFSSPVDVDDFIKKSSLIYYSKEALLQNGAAIIELARHEGLEGHARAIAVRLEQEGKAESDNG
- the hisB gene encoding imidazoleglycerol-phosphate dehydratase HisB, translating into MDNQENGLELENKGAVREAQVDRKTNETNIQLAFSVDGTGQSVIETDVPFLNHMLDLFTKHGQFDLNVQARGDIDIDDHHTVEDIGICLGQTLREALGDKRGIKRYASVFVPMDEALAQVIIDVSNRPHFEYRAEYPSQQVGSFSTELVHEFLWKLALEARITLHVIVHYGQNTHHMIEAIFKALGRALDEATMIDPRVTGVPSTKGVL
- the hisH gene encoding imidazole glycerol phosphate synthase subunit HisH produces the protein MAIAIVDYGMGNLHSVGKAVERLGYEVLVTGDREAILGADGVILPGVGAFGDAMEHLRESGLDAVVKEAAAGSKPLLGICLGMQLLFSSSEEHGEHEGLNILPGKVVRFAPGELKVPHMGWNRLEFLQPESPLLAGLDAGHVYFVHSYHAVTEVQSDLLAVTDYGHPVTAIVGRGSNFGMQFHPEKSGELGMKLLGNFLALT